The following proteins are co-located in the Pirellulales bacterium genome:
- a CDS encoding PEP-CTERM sorting domain-containing protein: MRDGSNWRRTAFALATVAVAAVPAAAQITIDGTADAAYGAALSIQNTNTQFGNNTNPDPIVSSGGSEINQVFATVANGRLYVTITGNLEANFNKMEVYIDSKSGGFNTINGASLVTQVDGYCCNLNGGDPPNLPDPNSGALQRQNGLTFDAGFEADYYLTFSRGGESTGPSLGYNDGVGFYAITAHYADLQGGTKQSLGMQLAYNGLPNVLRGPLGPDFNSDQLVGGEDFLAWQRGFDQFDGTTTFAAKADGDSNGDSLVDATDLANWQGDYGRSPQLGDYAFNPYNGGPSSESLLGPALPGLSQGQLIDQAYATTLGTDGDTGQLLARELAFVLPPDLDNDPDNNSNRRDMLNTVGLELAYNDSNVAGVSGDSPYTTPTAGDPENVTTGLEFSIPLSAIGSPGSSDVIRIFAFINGGGHDYASNQVSGDGILDGNLGGNGFGGFTGDLSGVNMNDFAGNQFVSLAVPGLPTLASVPEPGSIVLIGLAICLTGYARRRA, from the coding sequence ATGAGAGACGGCAGCAATTGGCGACGGACGGCTTTCGCATTGGCGACGGTCGCGGTCGCCGCGGTTCCCGCCGCGGCGCAGATTACGATCGACGGCACGGCCGACGCGGCGTACGGCGCGGCGTTGTCGATCCAGAACACGAACACGCAATTCGGCAACAACACGAATCCCGACCCGATCGTCAGCAGCGGCGGTTCGGAAATCAACCAGGTCTTCGCCACGGTGGCCAACGGCCGGCTGTACGTGACGATTACCGGCAACCTCGAGGCCAATTTCAACAAGATGGAAGTCTACATCGACAGCAAGTCGGGGGGCTTCAACACGATCAACGGCGCCAGCCTCGTCACGCAGGTCGACGGCTACTGCTGCAATCTCAACGGCGGCGACCCGCCGAATCTGCCCGATCCGAACAGCGGCGCCTTGCAGCGGCAGAACGGGCTGACGTTCGACGCCGGGTTCGAGGCCGACTACTACCTCACCTTCTCGCGCGGCGGCGAGAGCACCGGGCCTTCGCTCGGCTACAACGACGGCGTCGGATTCTACGCCATCACCGCCCACTACGCCGACCTGCAGGGGGGGACCAAGCAATCCCTCGGCATGCAGTTGGCGTACAACGGCCTGCCGAACGTGTTGCGCGGTCCCTTGGGCCCTGATTTCAACAGCGATCAGTTGGTCGGAGGCGAAGATTTTCTCGCCTGGCAGCGCGGCTTCGACCAGTTCGACGGCACGACCACCTTCGCCGCGAAAGCCGACGGCGACAGCAACGGCGACAGCCTCGTCGACGCGACGGACCTGGCCAATTGGCAAGGAGATTATGGACGCTCGCCGCAACTCGGCGACTACGCGTTCAATCCCTACAACGGCGGTCCTTCCTCGGAGTCGTTGCTCGGTCCCGCCCTGCCGGGGCTCAGCCAGGGTCAATTGATCGACCAAGCCTACGCCACCACGCTCGGCACGGACGGCGACACCGGACAACTCCTCGCCCGCGAATTGGCGTTCGTGCTGCCGCCCGATTTGGACAATGACCCCGACAACAACTCCAACCGGCGCGACATGCTCAACACGGTGGGACTCGAGTTGGCCTACAACGACTCGAACGTCGCCGGCGTCTCGGGAGACAGCCCCTACACGACTCCCACCGCGGGCGATCCGGAGAACGTGACGACGGGGCTCGAGTTCTCGATCCCCTTGTCCGCGATCGGTTCGCCCGGATCGAGCGACGTGATCCGCATCTTCGCGTTCATCAACGGCGGCGGTCATGACTATGCGTCAAACCAGGTCAGCGGCGACGGGATTCTGGACGGCAATCTCGGCGGCAACGGCTTCGGCGGGTTCACCGGGGACTTGTCCGGGGTGAACATGAACGACTTCGCCGGGAATCAGTTCGTCTCGCTCGCCGTGCCCGGGCTGCCGACGTTGGCGTCGGTTCCCGAGCCGGGGTCGATCGTCCTGATCGGCTTGGCGATTTGTCTGACCGGTTACGCGCGCCGTCGCGCGTAA
- a CDS encoding endo-1,4-beta-xylanase encodes MIAGLASRGPAAQPPIADSPSTPTLRHLAEAREVRIGAMILDDDWRTPAQQALVSREFNAATIGTFWTRTHPERNRWDWRLTDEAIEFAQQHDMAVHLHPVLYPADDKNPAWVTQSPQSEAHGILSAHVREALGRYRGRCAVWDVVNEAVAPNGRGLRDCWWRRALGPDYVTEVFRLCREADPDAVFLYNDYGCEQTDALQTRRWQVALQIVRRLQAEGLVDGMGWQLHTTPEQALAPSFALEARMREIASLGLANYVTELDVAIPDGSPESLQRQAEAYRRIAEIWLRQRGEGWLQTWGVSDRHSWLDRPGAGGKRRPLLFDESWRPKPAYEALCEALAAPQPELRSPAK; translated from the coding sequence GTGATCGCGGGCCTTGCGTCGCGGGGCCCGGCGGCGCAGCCGCCGATCGCCGACTCGCCCTCGACGCCGACGCTTCGCCATCTCGCCGAGGCGCGCGAAGTCCGCATCGGCGCCATGATTCTCGACGACGACTGGCGCACTCCCGCGCAGCAGGCGCTCGTGTCTCGAGAGTTCAACGCTGCCACGATCGGAACCTTCTGGACCCGCACGCATCCGGAACGAAACCGTTGGGATTGGCGCCTCACCGACGAAGCGATCGAGTTCGCCCAGCAGCACGACATGGCGGTGCATCTCCATCCCGTCCTCTATCCGGCGGATGACAAGAATCCCGCCTGGGTGACGCAGTCGCCGCAGTCGGAAGCGCACGGCATTCTGAGCGCGCACGTCCGCGAGGCGCTCGGCCGGTACCGGGGTCGCTGCGCCGTGTGGGACGTGGTGAACGAGGCAGTCGCCCCGAACGGTCGGGGCTTGCGGGACTGCTGGTGGCGCCGGGCGCTGGGGCCAGACTATGTGACTGAGGTCTTCCGGCTGTGCCGCGAAGCCGATCCCGACGCCGTCTTCCTCTACAACGACTACGGCTGCGAGCAGACCGACGCCCTGCAGACCCGGCGCTGGCAGGTCGCGCTGCAGATCGTTCGTCGATTGCAGGCCGAGGGACTCGTCGACGGCATGGGCTGGCAACTCCACACGACCCCCGAGCAGGCGCTGGCGCCGAGCTTCGCGCTCGAGGCCCGGATGCGCGAGATCGCCTCTCTGGGGCTGGCCAACTACGTCACGGAGCTCGACGTGGCGATCCCCGACGGCTCGCCGGAGAGTCTGCAGCGGCAGGCCGAGGCGTATCGCCGAATCGCGGAGATCTGGCTCCGGCAGCGGGGAGAGGGCTGGCTGCAGACCTGGGGGGTGAGCGACCGGCACAGTTGGCTCGACCGCCCCGGCGCAGGGGGGAAGCGCCGCCCACTGTTGTTCGACGAATCCTGGCGCCCGAAACCGGCGTACGAAGCGCTCTGCGAGGCGCTGGCGGCGCCTCAGCCGGAGTTGCGTTCCCCGGCAAAGTAG
- a CDS encoding DUF3459 domain-containing protein, translating into MSGGLAWPALAALLLGCSGKADPTGSDLASEAAATPASETATVAPGNNAVVSEKFTPVAFSEAPPLPNVPGWAADAVFYQIFPERFANGDSANDPTRESLEFPELVPDEWTISPWTSDWYARSEWERQAGPSFWDNGVFNRRYGGDLQGVLDKLDYLADLGVNALYFNPVFYARSLHKYDGASMHHVDPYFGPDPAGDFELMSAETSDPATWQWTAADKLFLKVLAEARRRNMRVIIDGVFNHTGRDFFAFADLREKQAESPYRDWYIVQHFDDPATPGNEFRYKGWWGIDTLPEFADAPGGNDLHPGPKAYLMDVTRRWMDPDGDGDPSDGIDGWRLDVANEVPIPFWKDWNKLVRELNPQAYTVAEIWEDARTFLTEGGFSATMNYHAFAFPVKGYLIDGRLTPHDFGHELQVRRREYPPAMQFALQNLVDSHDTDRVASMIVNRPGDEPYVNPDRFDYDVTERVSPRHYGEYKVGAPDETARAIQRMTVLMQMTYVGPPMVYYGDEAGMWGGDDPCARKPMVWPELTYDPEVGDPHDRPRTADQVAFDRSLHDFYKAAIALRNSLPVLRRGSFTASTVDDQAKFFAFLRSDGDRHVLVGFNRGSRSYGWSLPAEPAAEWSLALATSPEAEASGAVGRVVKVPPLSGIVLVSEGEPL; encoded by the coding sequence ATGAGCGGGGGTCTGGCTTGGCCTGCGCTGGCCGCCTTGCTGCTCGGCTGCAGCGGCAAGGCGGACCCGACAGGTTCGGACCTGGCAAGCGAAGCCGCTGCGACCCCTGCAAGCGAAACAGCGACCGTCGCGCCCGGCAACAACGCGGTCGTGAGCGAGAAGTTCACGCCGGTCGCCTTCAGCGAAGCTCCGCCTCTGCCCAACGTCCCAGGCTGGGCGGCGGACGCGGTGTTCTATCAAATCTTCCCCGAGCGCTTCGCCAACGGCGACTCCGCGAACGATCCGACGCGCGAGTCGCTCGAGTTCCCCGAGTTGGTTCCCGACGAGTGGACGATCTCCCCTTGGACGAGCGACTGGTACGCCCGGTCTGAGTGGGAACGCCAAGCGGGCCCCAGCTTCTGGGACAACGGCGTGTTCAACCGCCGCTACGGCGGAGATCTGCAAGGGGTGCTCGACAAGCTCGACTATCTGGCGGACCTCGGGGTGAACGCGTTGTACTTCAACCCCGTGTTCTACGCCCGCAGTCTGCACAAGTACGACGGAGCGTCGATGCATCACGTCGACCCGTATTTCGGCCCCGACCCGGCAGGCGACTTCGAACTCATGTCCGCCGAGACGAGCGACCCGGCCACATGGCAGTGGACGGCGGCCGACAAACTGTTTCTCAAGGTGCTCGCCGAGGCTCGTCGCCGCAACATGCGCGTGATCATTGACGGGGTGTTCAACCACACGGGTCGCGACTTCTTCGCGTTCGCCGACTTGCGCGAGAAGCAGGCCGAGTCGCCGTATCGCGACTGGTACATCGTGCAGCATTTCGACGACCCCGCGACCCCGGGGAACGAGTTCCGCTACAAGGGCTGGTGGGGGATCGACACGCTGCCCGAGTTCGCCGATGCGCCAGGCGGCAACGACCTCCACCCCGGCCCCAAGGCGTACCTCATGGACGTGACCCGCCGCTGGATGGACCCCGACGGCGACGGCGACCCGTCCGACGGGATCGACGGTTGGCGACTCGACGTGGCCAACGAGGTGCCGATTCCGTTCTGGAAGGATTGGAACAAGTTGGTCCGAGAGCTCAACCCGCAGGCGTACACGGTCGCCGAAATCTGGGAGGACGCCCGCACGTTTCTGACCGAGGGGGGATTCTCGGCCACGATGAACTACCACGCCTTCGCGTTTCCAGTGAAGGGGTACCTGATCGACGGCCGGCTCACCCCCCACGATTTCGGCCATGAGCTGCAAGTGCGCCGCCGCGAGTACCCGCCGGCGATGCAGTTTGCCTTGCAAAACCTCGTCGACTCGCACGATACGGACCGCGTAGCGTCGATGATCGTCAACCGCCCCGGCGACGAGCCGTACGTCAATCCCGACCGGTTCGACTACGACGTCACCGAGCGAGTTTCGCCCCGCCACTACGGCGAGTACAAGGTCGGCGCTCCCGACGAGACCGCACGGGCGATCCAACGAATGACGGTGTTGATGCAAATGACGTACGTCGGCCCGCCGATGGTTTACTACGGCGACGAGGCGGGGATGTGGGGAGGAGACGACCCGTGCGCTCGCAAGCCGATGGTCTGGCCCGAGTTGACTTACGACCCGGAGGTCGGCGACCCGCACGACCGTCCCCGCACCGCCGATCAAGTGGCGTTCGATCGCTCGTTGCACGACTTCTACAAAGCGGCGATCGCTCTGCGCAACTCCCTCCCCGTATTGCGGCGCGGTTCCTTCACGGCATCGACGGTCGACGATCAGGCGAAATTCTTCGCCTTCCTCCGCAGCGACGGCGACCGGCACGTGCTGGTCGGCTTCAATCGGGGGTCGCGCTCCTACGGCTGGTCTCTGCCCGCCGAGCCGGCTGCGGAGTGGAGCCTGGCGCTGGCGACCTCGCCTGAGGCCGAAGCCAGCGGAGCGGTCGGCCGCGTCGTCAAGGTTCCTCCCCTGTCGGGAATCGTGCTGGTGAGCGAGGGAGAACCGCTCTAG
- a CDS encoding sigma-70 family RNA polymerase sigma factor, which produces MTESDDPRDGRLSADERRDAFARLFARYDRWLFSYLVTLLANPAHAEEVFQEVCVTVWRLSDQFQLGTDFVKWVSVIAHNQVRKFRREAKRSGFQLSDEACSQIAEDASRRADLFDFRREALQNCLNKLGPEDRRLVQRCYADASPSFKAIAEELGRPVNTVYKALNRIRRSLHECIDRTISAEGLL; this is translated from the coding sequence GTGACAGAAAGCGACGATCCCCGGGACGGACGACTCTCTGCCGACGAGCGGCGGGATGCGTTCGCCCGGCTTTTCGCCCGGTACGACCGGTGGCTGTTTTCGTACCTCGTGACGCTGTTGGCTAACCCGGCGCACGCGGAGGAGGTGTTTCAGGAGGTCTGCGTCACCGTCTGGCGGCTGTCGGATCAGTTCCAATTAGGGACCGACTTTGTGAAGTGGGTCAGCGTCATCGCCCACAACCAGGTCCGCAAGTTTCGCCGCGAGGCGAAGCGGTCGGGCTTCCAGTTGAGCGACGAGGCGTGCTCCCAAATCGCCGAAGACGCGAGCCGCCGCGCCGACCTGTTCGACTTCCGCCGCGAGGCGCTGCAGAACTGCCTGAACAAGCTGGGCCCCGAAGACCGCCGACTCGTACAACGCTGCTACGCCGACGCCTCGCCGAGCTTTAAGGCGATCGCCGAGGAACTGGGACGACCCGTCAACACCGTTTACAAGGCCCTCAATCGCATCCGCCGGTCGTTGCACGAATGCATCGACCGCACGATCAGCGCTGAAGGATTGCTGTGA
- a CDS encoding carboxypeptidase regulatory-like domain-containing protein, producing the protein MRPELVAMNDLEKAALAPPAGISLLRSLVAATMLALVGCGGAYDAVVTGEVRLDGQPITTGAVAFIPAAGGPTAYAQIDANGRYDIHTGKERGLPSGSYGVTVVSREPPATERSKTGGPPPPGKALTPEWYALAQYSPLKVDVKPGKNDVPLELTNQAPAGWTPTRRPR; encoded by the coding sequence ATGCGACCCGAACTTGTCGCCATGAATGATCTTGAGAAAGCCGCCCTGGCGCCGCCTGCCGGAATCAGCCTGCTGCGATCGCTCGTCGCGGCCACGATGCTCGCCTTGGTCGGCTGCGGCGGGGCGTACGACGCGGTCGTCACCGGCGAGGTGCGACTCGATGGCCAACCAATCACCACTGGCGCCGTGGCGTTCATTCCCGCGGCGGGAGGACCGACCGCCTACGCCCAAATCGACGCCAACGGACGCTACGACATCCACACCGGCAAGGAGCGCGGCCTCCCCTCAGGCAGCTACGGCGTGACAGTCGTCTCGCGCGAGCCGCCGGCGACCGAACGATCGAAGACCGGCGGCCCGCCCCCCCCCGGCAAAGCGTTGACCCCCGAATGGTACGCCCTGGCTCAGTACTCGCCGCTGAAGGTGGACGTGAAGCCCGGCAAGAACGACGTCCCCTTGGAACTGACCAATCAAGCCCCCGCAGGTTGGACGCCGACGCGGCGTCCGCGGTAA
- the pyrF gene encoding orotidine-5'-phosphate decarboxylase, whose translation MPHFTDALAAAVIARRTPVCVGLDPRWDQLPAPLAAAHVDSTAGRAAAYLEFCRGVIDAVAELVPAVKPQSAFFEELGPPGVAALVETICHAQKRGLLVILDAKRNDIGSTAEAYARGMLGRDAAPWHADALTVSPYLGEDSLTPFVEVAQERVAGLFVLVKTSNPGGGLLQDLVADGQPVYRHAAALVERLSAATVGECGYGLVGAVAGATYPAQLGELRAAMPHTWFLVPGYGSQGAGAADVAGAFDDRGLGAVVNNSRGLIFAARRSPYAERFGDARWQDAVAEATRDMIAEIGAEGGARALR comes from the coding sequence ATGCCGCACTTCACCGACGCCCTGGCCGCCGCCGTGATCGCTCGCCGGACGCCGGTGTGCGTCGGGCTCGATCCGCGTTGGGACCAACTCCCCGCGCCGCTGGCCGCCGCGCACGTCGACTCGACGGCTGGCCGCGCGGCCGCCTATCTCGAATTCTGCCGCGGGGTGATCGACGCCGTCGCCGAACTCGTGCCGGCGGTCAAACCGCAGTCGGCCTTTTTCGAGGAACTCGGCCCCCCGGGGGTCGCCGCGCTCGTCGAGACGATTTGCCACGCCCAGAAGCGCGGACTCTTGGTCATCCTCGACGCCAAGCGAAACGACATCGGCAGCACCGCCGAGGCCTACGCCCGCGGCATGCTGGGGCGCGACGCGGCGCCATGGCATGCCGACGCCCTGACGGTCAGCCCGTACTTGGGCGAGGACAGTCTCACTCCCTTCGTCGAGGTCGCCCAAGAGCGAGTTGCGGGGCTGTTCGTCCTGGTGAAAACCTCGAACCCCGGCGGCGGATTGCTGCAGGACCTCGTGGCGGACGGGCAGCCGGTCTATCGCCACGCGGCCGCGCTCGTCGAGCGACTCTCGGCCGCGACCGTCGGCGAGTGCGGTTACGGACTCGTCGGCGCCGTTGCGGGCGCGACCTACCCCGCTCAGCTTGGCGAGTTGCGGGCCGCGATGCCGCACACGTGGTTTCTGGTCCCCGGCTACGGCAGCCAGGGCGCCGGAGCGGCCGACGTCGCGGGGGCGTTCGACGACCGCGGACTTGGCGCCGTGGTGAACAACAGTCGCGGGTTGATCTTCGCCGCTCGCCGCTCGCCGTACGCCGAACGCTTCGGCGACGCGCGCTGGCAAGACGCGGTGGCCGAGGCGACGCGCGACATGATCGCCGAGATCGGCGCCGAGGGGGGAGCGCGGGCCCTGCGATGA
- a CDS encoding FecR domain-containing protein, whose protein sequence is MSPRDPANSLSKERLLELAGDLCNGTISDADGRQLDLALRTDPQARTLYTNYMWLHGSLYGDAGELLNGRPAGTIVDAAPGGSVPAPHTPATAPEDSPRGIVGSRRRPGEGASRRWGFWAIAASLAGVATLSSLVTHQWRQLASRTAAPAAASVAQQPAEAAVARITGTHNCLWSRSAGAIEYGARLSAGQRLDLVEGLAEITFNDGATLLLEGPASLTIDSGDRAQLTAGRLAAVVPKRAHGFQVRTAALDVLEAGAEFGIIAQESGAAELHVFNGLLRAEVLDGQGRAFQSLELNDAQAARINPLLTTVTHVPADDALFARSILPSSGPHDGLLAYEGFRYPEGPLEAQNGGFGWAGPWFNIAADEAAGPDSNRVLLGSLTVEGLAPVGNHAALTAQKNRIRRSLATSVGGVFDTAGLVENQDALRLVGRDGKQVYISFLQRVDRLEDGFYGVEFHRGDGNFNRVLCVGNGADGTGYGATSNVNIYGVANFPSLGPENSEVNLIVIKITYGVEHRDLVEIYRNPESLSDESRCRVDAVLRGNFAFDRISLGNYDGKKIHEVDEIRIGTHFLAVTRRWGATLDRLQRRITFHPPQSPAFARRSGQFVLAMFDETDVGTDVAGERS, encoded by the coding sequence GTGAGCCCCCGCGACCCCGCCAACTCGCTGTCGAAGGAGCGCCTGCTGGAGCTTGCGGGCGACCTATGCAACGGCACGATCAGCGACGCCGACGGGCGGCAGCTCGACCTCGCGCTGCGGACCGACCCGCAGGCTCGCACGCTCTACACAAATTACATGTGGTTGCACGGCAGCCTGTACGGCGACGCGGGCGAATTGCTGAACGGTCGCCCGGCCGGCACGATCGTCGACGCGGCTCCGGGGGGGAGCGTTCCCGCGCCTCACACGCCGGCGACCGCCCCCGAGGACTCGCCCCGGGGGATTGTCGGCTCGCGACGCCGCCCCGGTGAAGGCGCTTCGCGCCGCTGGGGATTCTGGGCGATCGCCGCTTCGCTGGCCGGCGTGGCGACTCTCAGCAGTCTCGTCACGCATCAATGGCGCCAGCTCGCTTCGCGCACCGCGGCCCCCGCGGCCGCCTCCGTCGCCCAGCAACCCGCCGAGGCCGCGGTTGCGCGGATCACCGGCACGCACAACTGTCTCTGGTCGCGCTCCGCGGGCGCCATCGAGTACGGCGCCCGGCTGAGCGCGGGACAGCGGCTCGACTTGGTCGAGGGGCTGGCGGAGATCACGTTCAACGACGGGGCCACGCTGCTGTTGGAAGGACCGGCGTCGCTGACGATCGACTCCGGCGACCGGGCCCAACTGACCGCCGGACGGCTGGCGGCGGTCGTCCCCAAGCGCGCGCACGGCTTCCAGGTCCGCACCGCGGCGCTCGACGTCCTCGAGGCCGGGGCCGAATTCGGCATCATCGCCCAAGAGTCGGGCGCCGCCGAACTGCACGTATTCAACGGGCTGTTGCGGGCCGAAGTGCTGGACGGCCAGGGCCGGGCGTTTCAGAGCCTGGAACTCAACGACGCTCAAGCGGCGCGAATCAATCCGCTGCTGACCACCGTGACGCACGTCCCCGCGGACGACGCGCTGTTCGCTCGCAGCATTCTGCCCAGTTCCGGCCCGCACGACGGGCTGCTGGCCTACGAGGGATTTCGTTATCCCGAGGGTCCGCTCGAAGCCCAGAACGGCGGCTTCGGCTGGGCCGGCCCCTGGTTCAACATCGCCGCCGACGAAGCGGCCGGGCCCGACTCGAACCGCGTCCTGCTGGGGAGCCTGACGGTCGAGGGCCTCGCCCCGGTGGGGAACCACGCGGCTTTGACGGCGCAGAAGAATCGCATTCGCCGCAGTCTGGCGACCTCGGTCGGCGGCGTGTTCGACACGGCCGGACTAGTTGAGAATCAAGACGCCTTGCGGTTAGTTGGCCGCGACGGGAAACAGGTCTACATCAGCTTCCTCCAGCGGGTCGACCGGTTGGAGGACGGCTTTTACGGCGTTGAATTCCATCGCGGCGATGGGAATTTCAACCGCGTCCTCTGTGTCGGCAACGGAGCCGACGGCACGGGGTACGGCGCCACGTCGAACGTCAACATTTACGGCGTCGCGAATTTTCCCTCGCTGGGCCCCGAAAACTCGGAAGTCAATCTCATTGTGATTAAGATCACCTATGGGGTGGAGCACCGCGACCTCGTCGAAATCTATCGCAACCCCGAGTCGCTCAGCGACGAAAGCCGCTGCCGAGTCGACGCCGTGCTGCGCGGCAACTTTGCGTTCGACCGGATCAGCCTCGGCAACTACGACGGCAAGAAAATCCACGAAGTGGACGAGATACGAATCGGAACTCACTTCCTGGCGGTGACGCGCCGCTGGGGAGCGACCTTGGACCGACTGCAACGGCGGATCACTTTTCACCCTCCGCAGTCGCCCGCGTTCGCCAGACGATCGGGGCAGTTCGTGCTGGCAATGTTTGACGAGACCGACGTCGGGACCGACGTCGCCGGCGAGCGCAGCTGA
- a CDS encoding DUF1559 domain-containing protein has translation MSQPFRIAGKRRAFTLVELLVVIAIIGVLVALLLPAVQAAREAARRMSCGNNLKNLGLACINYLDTKKTYPTSTSQWAFEVRSVDCAASSTPVTLQVPAPYGYNGQGWLVGILPQLEQTATHDRIVNQIKQDKSFGARATRGTGLGAMEVRDLIGTQLPVLTCPSDDSAKPSEEQWYWDSGGVSTATTSYKGCVGDTLLSVDSVPCSTNVDPPASAQTGSPDVHNSASNNGLFQRTSFFAPISGRMVGDGTSNTFLIGEGVVQQDYHSAAFFSDGDWATCGLPLNFFITGVTDQDIKVRYWYKTRGFKSLHPGGSQFVMADGSVHFVQESIDTQVYRGLSTRDRGEVVSINQ, from the coding sequence ATGTCGCAACCCTTTCGCATCGCCGGGAAGCGCCGCGCGTTCACGTTGGTCGAGTTGTTGGTGGTGATCGCCATCATCGGCGTGCTGGTCGCCCTGCTGTTGCCGGCCGTACAAGCGGCGCGCGAGGCGGCCCGACGGATGAGCTGCGGGAACAACCTGAAGAACCTCGGCTTGGCCTGCATCAACTACCTCGATACGAAAAAGACGTATCCCACGAGCACGTCGCAATGGGCGTTCGAGGTCCGCAGCGTCGATTGCGCCGCAAGCTCGACGCCGGTTACGCTCCAAGTCCCGGCCCCCTACGGCTACAACGGCCAAGGGTGGCTCGTGGGGATCTTGCCGCAGCTCGAGCAAACTGCGACCCACGACCGAATCGTCAATCAAATCAAGCAGGACAAGAGCTTCGGCGCCCGCGCAACCCGCGGCACGGGACTGGGGGCAATGGAGGTGCGAGATCTCATCGGCACGCAACTGCCGGTGCTCACCTGCCCGTCGGACGATTCGGCCAAGCCGTCGGAAGAACAGTGGTACTGGGACTCCGGCGGAGTCTCGACCGCGACGACCAGCTACAAGGGATGCGTCGGCGACACGCTCTTGTCCGTCGATTCGGTCCCCTGCAGCACCAACGTCGATCCTCCGGCAAGCGCTCAAACCGGCTCGCCCGACGTCCACAACTCAGCTTCGAACAACGGCCTTTTCCAGCGGACCAGCTTCTTCGCTCCGATCAGCGGGCGGATGGTCGGCGACGGGACGAGCAATACCTTCCTCATCGGCGAAGGGGTCGTTCAGCAAGACTACCACTCGGCGGCGTTCTTCTCCGACGGCGATTGGGCCACCTGCGGTCTGCCGCTCAACTTCTTCATCACCGGCGTCACGGACCAGGATATTAAGGTCCGGTACTGGTACAAGACGCGCGGGTTCAAGAGTCTGCACCCCGGCGGATCGCAATTCGTGATGGCCGACGGGTCCGTCCACTTCGTCCAGGAATCGATCGACACGCAGGTATATCGCGGTTTGTCGACCCGGGATCGGGGCGAAGTCGTTTCCATCAATCAGTAG
- a CDS encoding PEP-CTERM sorting domain-containing protein, with translation MKRLCGLVILSLVATPALAAPTLDGTRDAAYGSALAVQTVETGFGDNFSELNAAYGVVEGGTLYLILTGNMEGNFNKLNIFIDSVPGGENVITNDTSNGGNNPTNDGWAGKYAGFTFDAGFAADYLLINRRGGGQFDFDFNSVGNASVVEASGSIFGGSPTGVNASVGASGIGVAFDNSNVAGILGGSGAADQTAAQAVTTGLELAIPLAAIGNPGLGSTIKISAMINGSNHDYLSNQFLGGLPAGQGNLGGDGAGGFNGTVGQINLNQYAGNQYFEVRVIPEPASLVLAGTALGALALVRRRK, from the coding sequence ATGAAGCGATTGTGCGGTCTTGTGATTCTCAGTTTGGTCGCGACGCCGGCCTTGGCGGCGCCGACCCTCGACGGTACGCGCGACGCCGCCTACGGCTCCGCTTTGGCCGTGCAGACGGTCGAGACCGGGTTCGGCGACAACTTCAGCGAGCTCAACGCCGCCTACGGCGTCGTCGAGGGCGGAACGTTGTACCTGATCCTCACCGGCAACATGGAGGGCAACTTCAACAAGCTCAACATCTTCATCGACTCGGTCCCCGGCGGCGAAAACGTCATCACCAACGACACGAGCAACGGCGGCAACAACCCCACCAACGACGGCTGGGCCGGCAAGTACGCCGGGTTCACCTTCGACGCCGGTTTCGCGGCCGACTACCTGCTGATCAATCGCCGGGGCGGCGGCCAGTTCGACTTTGACTTCAACTCGGTCGGCAACGCGTCGGTCGTCGAAGCCTCGGGCAGCATCTTCGGCGGTTCGCCGACGGGCGTGAACGCGAGCGTCGGCGCCAGCGGCATCGGCGTCGCGTTCGACAACTCCAACGTCGCGGGCATCCTCGGCGGCAGCGGCGCAGCCGACCAGACGGCTGCTCAAGCCGTGACCACCGGCCTGGAACTGGCGATCCCGCTGGCGGCGATCGGCAACCCCGGCCTCGGCAGCACGATCAAGATTTCGGCAATGATCAACGGCTCGAATCACGACTACCTCTCGAACCAGTTCCTCGGCGGCTTGCCCGCCGGACAGGGGAACCTCGGCGGCGACGGCGCCGGCGGGTTCAACGGAACCGTCGGACAGATCAATCTGAATCAGTACGCCGGGAACCAATACTTCGAGGTGCGCGTGATCCCCGAGCCCGCGTCGCTGGTTCTGGCCGGCACGGCGCTCGGCGCGTTGGCGCTCGTGCGGCGTCGAAAGTGA